One segment of Variovorax sp. PAMC28562 DNA contains the following:
- a CDS encoding c-type cytochrome, whose amino-acid sequence MGVMAPVRLWAALAAFATSAALSGAAHAADLPAASAKAETCIACHGTVGISQMPETPSLAGQPESFLQWQLVYFRTGTRKSAVMQPLAASLSDDDIRVLSKHFAAMAPPPRATASGDQSMYAVGLKLAQQNRCASCHKDDYSGTQATPRTANQREDYLLKALRDFKAGKRTGGGVAAMADVVYPLADDQLRALANFMAQYH is encoded by the coding sequence ATGGGTGTGATGGCACCGGTGCGGCTGTGGGCCGCGTTGGCCGCGTTTGCAACGTCAGCTGCGTTGAGCGGCGCGGCTCACGCTGCCGACCTGCCCGCTGCGTCGGCCAAGGCAGAAACATGCATCGCGTGCCATGGCACCGTCGGCATTTCGCAGATGCCGGAGACGCCGTCGCTGGCAGGTCAACCGGAAAGTTTTCTTCAGTGGCAACTCGTTTACTTCAGGACGGGCACGCGCAAGTCCGCGGTGATGCAGCCACTGGCGGCGAGTCTGAGCGACGATGACATCCGGGTGCTGTCCAAGCACTTTGCCGCGATGGCGCCACCGCCGCGCGCCACAGCTTCGGGCGATCAGTCGATGTACGCGGTCGGCCTCAAACTGGCGCAACAAAACCGCTGTGCCTCGTGCCACAAGGACGACTATTCGGGCACCCAGGCAACGCCGCGAACGGCTAACCAGCGCGAAGACTATTTGCTCAAGGCGTTGCGCGACTTCAAGGCCGGCAAGCGAACCGGCGGCGGCGTGGCCGCGATGGCCGATGTGGTGTATCCGCTGGCGGACGACCAGCTGCGCGCGTTGGCAAATTTCATGGCGCAGTACCACTAG
- a CDS encoding arginine/lysine/ornithine decarboxylase, which produces MKFRFPIVIIDEDYRAENTSGLGIRALAEAIVGEGFEVLGVTSYGDLSQFAQQQSRASAFILSIDDEEFTVGPDLDPAVLNLRTFIGEVRRKNADVPIYIYGETKTARHIPNDILRELHGFIHMFEDTPEFVARHIIREAKSYLEGVQPPFFKALIDYAEDGSYSWHCPGHSGGVAFLKSPVGRMFHQFFGENMLRADVCNAVEELGQLLDHTGPVAASERNAARIFNADHCFFVTNGTSTSNKMVWHHTVAPDDVVVVDRNCHKSILHAIIMTGAIPVFMKPTRNHFGIIGPIPKSEFEKSAIKAKIKANPLLKDRDPETVKPRVMTLTQSTYDGVIYNTETIKNMLDGYVDTLHFDEAWLPHAAFHPFYGAYHAMGKRRVRPKDSLVFATQSTHKLLAGISQASHVLVQDSQNRALDRDLFNEAYLMHSSTSPQYAIIASCDVAAAMMEPPGGTALVEESILEALDFRRAMRKVEEEFGKDDWWFKVWGPEKLVDEGIGRAEDWIMKGEKEAKRKTKKSPRNWHGFGDLADGFNMLDPIKSTIVTPGLDLEGNFADTGIPASVVTKFLAEHGVIVEKTGLYSFFIMFTIGITKGRWNTLLTALQQFKDDYARNQPMWRILPEFCQSHPGYERLGLRELCQHIHKLYARFDVAKLTTEMYLSDLTPAMKPSDAFAHIAHRKTERVEIDFLEGRITTSLITPYPPGIPLLIPGEVFNKKIVDYLRFAREFNTECPGFETDIHGLVAKIDETGKKRYYADCVAAPVAAVTASD; this is translated from the coding sequence ATGAAATTTCGTTTTCCGATTGTCATCATCGACGAGGACTACCGCGCCGAGAACACCTCGGGCCTTGGCATTCGCGCATTGGCGGAAGCGATCGTCGGCGAGGGCTTCGAGGTGCTGGGCGTGACGAGCTACGGCGACCTGAGCCAGTTCGCGCAGCAGCAAAGCCGCGCCAGCGCGTTCATCCTGTCGATCGACGACGAGGAGTTCACCGTTGGCCCCGACCTCGATCCTGCGGTACTCAATCTGCGCACCTTCATCGGAGAGGTGCGGCGCAAGAACGCCGACGTGCCGATCTACATCTACGGCGAAACCAAGACGGCGCGTCACATTCCCAACGACATCCTGCGCGAGTTGCACGGGTTCATCCACATGTTCGAGGACACGCCGGAGTTCGTGGCGCGCCACATCATCCGCGAAGCCAAGAGCTATCTGGAGGGCGTGCAGCCGCCGTTCTTCAAGGCGCTGATCGACTACGCCGAGGACGGTTCGTACTCGTGGCATTGCCCGGGCCACTCGGGCGGCGTGGCGTTCTTGAAGAGCCCGGTGGGACGCATGTTCCATCAGTTTTTCGGCGAGAACATGTTGCGTGCCGACGTCTGCAACGCGGTCGAAGAGCTGGGGCAGTTGCTCGACCACACCGGCCCGGTGGCGGCCAGCGAGCGCAATGCGGCGCGCATCTTCAACGCCGACCATTGCTTCTTCGTGACCAACGGCACCAGCACCAGCAACAAGATGGTGTGGCACCACACGGTGGCGCCCGACGACGTGGTGGTGGTCGACCGCAACTGCCATAAATCCATCCTGCACGCGATCATCATGACGGGCGCGATCCCCGTCTTCATGAAGCCCACGCGCAACCACTTCGGCATCATCGGACCGATACCCAAGAGCGAGTTCGAGAAGAGCGCGATCAAGGCCAAGATCAAGGCGAACCCGCTGTTGAAAGACCGCGACCCCGAGACCGTGAAGCCGCGCGTGATGACGCTCACGCAGTCGACCTACGACGGTGTGATCTACAACACCGAGACCATCAAGAACATGCTCGACGGCTATGTCGATACGCTGCATTTCGACGAGGCCTGGCTACCGCATGCGGCGTTCCATCCGTTCTATGGCGCCTACCACGCCATGGGCAAGCGGCGCGTGCGGCCCAAAGATTCGCTGGTGTTCGCGACGCAATCGACCCACAAACTGCTGGCGGGCATCAGCCAGGCCAGCCATGTGCTGGTGCAGGATTCGCAGAACCGCGCGCTCGATCGTGACCTCTTCAACGAGGCTTACCTGATGCACTCGTCGACCAGCCCGCAGTACGCGATCATCGCCAGCTGCGACGTAGCCGCCGCCATGATGGAGCCGCCCGGCGGCACCGCGCTGGTCGAAGAAAGCATCCTGGAGGCGCTCGATTTCCGCCGTGCCATGCGCAAGGTCGAAGAGGAATTCGGCAAGGACGATTGGTGGTTCAAGGTATGGGGACCGGAGAAGCTCGTCGACGAAGGCATCGGTCGCGCAGAAGACTGGATCATGAAGGGCGAGAAAGAGGCCAAGCGCAAGACCAAGAAGTCACCGCGCAACTGGCACGGCTTCGGCGATTTGGCCGATGGTTTCAACATGCTCGACCCGATCAAGTCGACCATCGTCACGCCCGGCCTCGACCTCGAAGGCAACTTCGCGGACACCGGCATCCCGGCCAGCGTGGTGACCAAGTTTCTGGCCGAGCACGGGGTCATCGTCGAGAAGACCGGGCTCTACAGCTTCTTCATCATGTTCACCATCGGCATCACCAAGGGCCGCTGGAACACGCTGCTCACGGCGCTGCAGCAGTTCAAGGACGACTACGCGCGCAATCAGCCGATGTGGCGCATCCTCCCTGAGTTCTGCCAGAGTCATCCGGGCTACGAGCGCCTCGGCCTGCGCGAGTTGTGCCAACACATACACAAGCTCTATGCGCGCTTCGACGTGGCCAAGCTCACCACCGAGATGTACCTGAGCGACCTGACGCCTGCCATGAAGCCGAGCGATGCCTTCGCGCATATCGCGCACCGCAAGACCGAGCGCGTCGAGATCGACTTCCTCGAGGGCCGCATCACGACGAGCCTGATCACGCCCTACCCACCGGGCATCCCGTTGCTCATTCCGGGTGAGGTCTTCAACAAGAAGATCGTCGACTACCTGCGTTTTGCGCGCGAGTTCAACACCGAGTGCCCGGGTTTCGAAACCGATATCCACGGTCTGGTGGCGAAGATCGACGAGACGGGCAAGAAGCGCTACTACGCGGATTGCGTCGCAGCACCTGTTGCTGCTGTCACGGCGTCGGACTGA
- a CDS encoding leucyl aminopeptidase: MDFQLKTLTSSLAASEKADALVFLVPEGAIADNDALSVIASAARLAGDFPDKAGKLLSLYHPVGIAAPRVVLVSIGNGQPAQVRSAVIAAINAAKGVGTKRLAMVFAKAPEAGALHSAMLAAADASYVYTTTKSKPEPRTLRHVTLGVPDSASLAGAFAEANATISGIELAKEWGNRPANYCTPTMLADAAKELADLPRIKCEVLGPKEVAKLGMGSFAAVAQGSSEPLRFIVLQYSGGAKDEAPVVLIGKGITFDTGGVSLKPAAEMDEMKFDMCGAASVLGVFRTLGELKPAINVVGLIPSCENMNDGKALKPGDVVTSMSGQTIEVLNTDAEGRLILCDALTYAKRFKPAAVIDIATLTGACVVALGGVRSGLFSPDDVLAKALETAGEQSLDRCWRMPLDDEYAEGLKTHFADVANIAGRAGGAVTAAKFLQRFVDGFPWAHLDIAGSAWKSGAAKGSTGRPVGLLVSYLVSRVGMAIAATPAVAPRKAGRKARPGA; encoded by the coding sequence ATGGACTTCCAACTCAAGACCCTCACCAGCAGCCTGGCTGCATCCGAAAAAGCCGACGCGCTTGTCTTCCTCGTGCCCGAAGGTGCAATCGCGGACAACGATGCTTTGTCGGTCATCGCATCCGCCGCGCGACTCGCGGGGGACTTCCCCGACAAGGCCGGCAAGCTACTGAGCCTGTATCACCCGGTCGGCATTGCAGCGCCGCGCGTCGTCCTTGTGTCGATCGGCAACGGTCAGCCGGCGCAGGTGCGCAGCGCGGTGATCGCTGCAATCAACGCTGCGAAAGGCGTCGGCACCAAACGCCTGGCCATGGTCTTCGCGAAAGCGCCCGAGGCCGGTGCGCTGCACAGCGCGATGCTTGCCGCCGCCGATGCCAGCTACGTCTACACGACCACCAAGTCGAAGCCCGAGCCGCGCACACTGCGGCATGTAACGCTCGGCGTGCCGGACTCCGCGTCGCTGGCCGGCGCGTTTGCTGAAGCGAACGCGACAATCTCGGGCATCGAACTGGCCAAGGAATGGGGCAACCGCCCGGCCAACTATTGCACCCCGACGATGCTGGCAGACGCCGCCAAAGAGCTGGCCGATCTGCCGCGCATCAAGTGCGAGGTGCTCGGCCCGAAAGAGGTCGCCAAACTCGGCATGGGCTCTTTTGCAGCGGTGGCGCAAGGCTCGTCGGAGCCGCTGCGCTTCATCGTGCTGCAGTACAGCGGCGGCGCCAAAGACGAAGCGCCCGTCGTGCTCATCGGCAAAGGCATCACCTTCGACACCGGCGGCGTTTCGCTCAAGCCGGCTGCCGAAATGGACGAGATGAAGTTCGACATGTGTGGTGCGGCGAGCGTGCTCGGCGTGTTTCGCACACTGGGCGAACTCAAGCCGGCCATCAACGTGGTCGGGCTGATTCCTTCCTGCGAAAACATGAACGACGGCAAGGCGCTGAAGCCGGGCGATGTCGTCACGAGCATGAGCGGCCAGACCATCGAAGTGTTGAACACCGATGCAGAAGGGCGCCTCATCCTGTGCGACGCGCTGACCTATGCGAAGCGCTTCAAGCCGGCGGCGGTCATCGACATCGCGACGCTCACCGGCGCTTGCGTTGTCGCATTGGGTGGCGTGCGCAGCGGCTTGTTTTCTCCGGACGACGTGTTGGCGAAGGCGCTTGAAACCGCCGGCGAGCAATCGCTCGACCGCTGCTGGCGCATGCCGCTCGATGACGAATACGCCGAGGGCCTGAAGACCCACTTTGCAGACGTCGCCAACATCGCGGGCCGCGCCGGCGGTGCGGTGACGGCGGCCAAGTTTTTGCAGCGCTTCGTCGACGGGTTTCCGTGGGCCCATCTGGACATTGCCGGCAGTGCATGGAAGAGCGGCGCCGCCAAAGGATCGACCGGCCGGCCGGTCGGCTTGCTGGTGTCTTATCTGGTTAGTCGTGTCGGCATGGCGATCGCAGCCACGCCGGCTGTGGCGCCGCGCAAGGCCGGCCGCAAAGCGCGTCCTGGCGCTTGA
- a CDS encoding PQQ-dependent sugar dehydrogenase — protein MRKSVTGAIARPLGLGAMASVASVCAALFVLPATQAQAQAVKSYDSTKKDFWEHPPADWFLGDETQSQKGLAPPSGPALPASMADLEKNLKAIKLPKGFKINVYAAGVNSARQMAWGDKGTLFVGSFGVGTVYAITDNGKTVKPIITGLKMPTGVAYRDGALYVVDIDKILKYENAEANLDKMPEGKVVYNDMPAYAAHGWKYLTFDKQGWLYVPFGPPCNVCLPPTSLSQVRRINPATGEAEMVAIGVRNSVGGDIDPRTGDYWFTENARDWVSDDMPSDKLNHVAKIGAHYGYPYCHQGDMPDPKYAMGHKCSEFTPPALKLGAHVAPLGMKFYTGKQFPAEYANNIFIANHGSWNRHKYRGGEIVRVTTDAQGKKIKQQTFATGWITGDQAYSGRPADVVVAADGSLLVADDWAGAVYRISYGK, from the coding sequence ATGCGCAAATCAGTGACAGGTGCCATCGCTCGGCCGCTCGGTCTGGGGGCCATGGCCAGTGTGGCGAGCGTGTGCGCCGCGCTCTTCGTGCTGCCGGCTACCCAAGCCCAGGCTCAGGCAGTCAAGAGCTACGACTCCACCAAAAAAGACTTCTGGGAACATCCGCCCGCGGACTGGTTTCTCGGTGACGAAACCCAATCTCAAAAGGGTCTTGCGCCGCCATCCGGTCCGGCCTTGCCGGCATCGATGGCCGACCTCGAAAAGAACCTGAAGGCAATCAAGTTGCCGAAGGGTTTCAAGATCAACGTGTATGCAGCCGGCGTGAACAGCGCGCGCCAGATGGCGTGGGGTGACAAGGGCACGCTTTTCGTCGGCTCTTTCGGCGTGGGCACCGTCTATGCCATCACGGACAACGGAAAAACCGTGAAGCCGATCATCACTGGTCTGAAGATGCCGACCGGCGTCGCGTATCGCGATGGTGCGCTGTACGTGGTCGACATCGACAAGATCCTGAAGTACGAAAATGCCGAGGCCAACCTCGACAAGATGCCCGAAGGCAAGGTCGTCTACAACGACATGCCGGCTTATGCGGCCCACGGCTGGAAGTACCTGACCTTCGACAAGCAGGGCTGGCTCTACGTGCCCTTCGGCCCGCCGTGCAACGTGTGCTTGCCACCAACGAGCCTGTCGCAAGTGCGGCGCATCAATCCGGCAACCGGCGAGGCGGAGATGGTCGCCATCGGCGTGCGCAACAGCGTGGGCGGCGACATCGATCCGCGCACCGGCGACTACTGGTTTACCGAGAATGCGCGCGACTGGGTTAGCGACGACATGCCGAGTGACAAGCTCAACCATGTGGCAAAAATCGGCGCGCACTACGGCTATCCGTATTGCCACCAGGGCGACATGCCCGACCCGAAATATGCGATGGGCCACAAGTGCTCCGAGTTCACGCCGCCGGCCTTGAAGCTCGGCGCGCACGTGGCACCGCTGGGGATGAAGTTCTACACCGGCAAGCAATTCCCGGCCGAGTACGCCAACAACATCTTCATTGCGAACCACGGCTCATGGAACCGTCACAAGTACAGGGGCGGCGAGATCGTCCGCGTCACGACCGATGCGCAGGGGAAAAAGATCAAGCAGCAGACGTTCGCAACCGGCTGGATCACGGGTGATCAGGCTTACAGCGGTCGGCCGGCGGACGTGGTGGTGGCGGCCGATGGATCGCTGCTCGTCGCTGACGACTGGGCGGGTGCGGTGTATCGCATCAGCTACGGCAAATAA
- a CDS encoding DNA polymerase III subunit chi codes for MTEIDFHFNAPNKVHHACRLLRKAVGKHDARLVVVADAATLDAIDAALWDFSAVDFVPHCRADSAPHVVARSPVVLMGADMGTPPHRQVLVNLGNALPIGFERFDRLIDIVSSDAQDRQLARARWRHYADRGYSIKRHDFGEATA; via the coding sequence GTGACCGAAATCGACTTTCATTTCAACGCGCCGAACAAGGTGCACCACGCCTGCCGGCTGTTGCGCAAGGCTGTCGGCAAGCACGATGCGCGGCTTGTGGTGGTGGCGGATGCGGCAACGCTCGATGCGATCGATGCTGCGCTGTGGGACTTTTCGGCAGTCGACTTCGTGCCGCATTGCCGGGCAGACAGTGCACCGCACGTGGTGGCGCGCTCGCCCGTGGTGCTTATGGGCGCCGACATGGGGACGCCGCCCCATCGGCAGGTGCTGGTCAATCTGGGCAACGCATTGCCGATTGGATTCGAGCGTTTCGATCGACTGATCGACATCGTCAGCAGCGATGCACAAGACCGGCAACTGGCACGTGCGCGATGGCGGCACTATGCCGACCGCGGATATTCAATCAAGCGGCACGACTTCGGGGAGGCAACTGCCTGA
- a CDS encoding SPFH domain-containing protein produces MDYAVPLVILIIAVIFISQSVKFVPQQNAWVRERLGKYHSTMTPGANFLIPFIDKVAYKHSLKEIPLDVPSQICITRDNTQLQVDGILYFQVTDPMRASYGSSNYIMAVTQLAQTSLRSVIGKLELDKTFEERDIINAQVVQAIDEAALNWGVKVLRYEIKDLTPPKEILLAMQAQITAERGKRALIAASEGRRQEQINIATGEREAFIARSEGEKQAQINNAQGEAAAITAVADATAFAIERVAAAIRQPGGEQAVQLKVAERAIDAYSKVAADSKTTLIVPSNMTETSALIASAMRMVQAAKTSPGAG; encoded by the coding sequence ATGGATTACGCAGTCCCCCTCGTCATATTGATCATCGCGGTGATCTTCATCAGCCAGTCCGTGAAGTTCGTGCCGCAGCAAAACGCCTGGGTGCGCGAGCGCCTCGGCAAGTACCACAGCACGATGACGCCTGGCGCCAACTTCCTTATTCCGTTCATCGACAAGGTCGCCTACAAGCACAGCCTGAAAGAAATCCCGCTCGACGTACCGAGCCAGATCTGCATCACGCGCGACAACACGCAGCTGCAGGTCGACGGCATCCTGTACTTCCAAGTGACCGACCCGATGCGCGCGAGCTACGGTTCTTCGAACTACATCATGGCGGTGACGCAGCTGGCGCAAACATCGTTGCGTAGCGTGATCGGCAAACTGGAGCTCGACAAGACATTCGAGGAGCGCGACATCATCAACGCGCAAGTGGTGCAAGCCATCGACGAGGCCGCGCTCAACTGGGGCGTGAAGGTGCTGCGCTACGAGATCAAGGACCTGACGCCTCCAAAGGAAATTTTGCTGGCCATGCAGGCGCAGATCACCGCCGAGCGCGGCAAGCGCGCGCTCATCGCTGCCTCCGAAGGTCGTCGACAAGAGCAGATCAACATCGCCACCGGCGAGCGCGAGGCTTTCATCGCGCGCTCCGAAGGCGAGAAGCAGGCGCAGATCAATAACGCCCAGGGCGAGGCGGCTGCCATCACCGCAGTCGCTGATGCAACGGCTTTTGCCATCGAGCGTGTTGCCGCTGCAATCCGCCAGCCGGGCGGTGAACAAGCTGTGCAGCTGAAGGTGGCCGAGCGCGCAATCGATGCCTACAGCAAGGTAGCAGCCGATTCGAAGACCACGCTGATCGTGCCCAGCAACATGACCGAGACCTCGGCGCTCATCGCATCGGCTATGCGAATGGTGCAAGCCGCAAAAACCAGTCCCGGAGCCGGTTAG
- the lptF gene encoding LPS export ABC transporter permease LptF — translation MLFHSSLRRELSRSFGATLVVLVTIVMTMMLIRTLGLAAKGSVNPSEVFLVMSYTVLGYLPTILSLSLFVSIVGTLSRMYRDSEMVIWFSSGRGLADFVKPIFSFAWPVLLLILALALIGWPWANSQTQGMRAQYERRSDIERVSPGEFVESAGRMRVFFIDKDTPNANTASNVFISSIERSRQIVTSARSGHMEDIDKARYLMLENGQRVERPLDKSGLKISEFKTYGARTGVNTSDSADDAPARSRPTLMLLARPTPENMGELGWRIGMLLAGINFVLLALTLSSVNPRVGRSGNLLFALFAFVVYYNLINLGQGWVTSGRYSFVGFMVALHGGVLAISLTWLSARHQSWSLRRLFQRAPAPSHSSASSSSST, via the coding sequence ATGTTATTCCATTCCTCCCTACGTAGAGAGTTGTCTCGCAGCTTCGGCGCGACACTCGTCGTGCTGGTCACCATCGTGATGACCATGATGCTGATCCGTACGCTCGGGTTGGCCGCCAAAGGCAGTGTCAACCCATCCGAGGTGTTCCTCGTGATGAGTTACACGGTGCTCGGCTACCTGCCGACCATCCTGAGCCTGAGCCTTTTCGTCTCGATCGTCGGCACCTTGTCGCGCATGTACCGTGACAGCGAAATGGTGATCTGGTTTTCGAGCGGCCGGGGTCTGGCGGACTTCGTGAAGCCGATCTTCAGCTTCGCCTGGCCGGTGTTGTTGCTCATCCTGGCGCTTGCGCTCATCGGCTGGCCCTGGGCCAATTCGCAGACACAGGGGATGCGCGCCCAGTACGAGCGCCGCAGCGACATAGAGCGGGTATCGCCCGGCGAGTTCGTCGAATCGGCGGGCCGCATGCGGGTGTTCTTCATCGACAAGGACACACCCAATGCCAACACCGCATCGAACGTGTTCATTTCATCGATCGAGCGCAGCCGGCAGATCGTCACGTCGGCGCGAAGCGGCCACATGGAAGACATCGACAAGGCGCGCTATTTGATGCTGGAAAATGGCCAGCGCGTCGAACGCCCGCTCGACAAGTCGGGCCTGAAGATCAGCGAGTTCAAGACCTATGGCGCCCGAACCGGAGTCAACACCTCCGACTCGGCCGATGACGCTCCCGCGCGTTCGCGTCCCACCCTCATGTTGTTGGCGCGACCCACGCCGGAAAACATGGGTGAACTCGGCTGGCGCATCGGCATGCTACTGGCTGGCATCAACTTCGTGCTGCTGGCCTTGACGCTTTCGAGTGTGAATCCGCGAGTCGGCCGCAGCGGCAACCTGCTCTTCGCGCTGTTCGCTTTCGTCGTCTATTACAACCTCATCAATCTTGGCCAGGGCTGGGTGACGTCGGGGCGTTACAGCTTCGTCGGCTTCATGGTGGCGCTGCACGGCGGCGTGCTGGCGATCAGCCTGACTTGGCTGTCAGCGCGCCATCAGAGCTGGAGCCTGCGACGGCTGTTCCAACGTGCACCTGCGCCCTCGCATTCGTCTGCGTCATCGTCATCGTCCACGTGA
- a CDS encoding NfeD family protein: protein MANSSVWWLIAGAAIVLELLSGTVYLLLLSAGFASAAIAAHLGFGLTTQIIVAAIVGVGAVLTWHLIRRGRPAPLDSASNPDVNMDIGEKVQVDAWNSDGTATVRYRGAQWTVVPRPGHTPAPGEHRVTEVIGSRLVVDKI from the coding sequence ATGGCGAACTCATCGGTCTGGTGGCTCATTGCGGGCGCAGCCATCGTGCTCGAGTTGCTGTCGGGCACCGTCTACCTTTTGCTGCTGAGCGCGGGCTTCGCTTCGGCTGCCATCGCGGCGCATCTGGGCTTCGGTCTGACCACCCAAATCATCGTCGCGGCAATCGTCGGCGTAGGCGCCGTGCTTACCTGGCATCTGATTCGACGTGGCCGCCCTGCCCCGCTCGACAGTGCATCGAACCCCGACGTGAACATGGACATCGGCGAAAAGGTGCAGGTCGATGCGTGGAACTCCGACGGCACGGCGACGGTCCGCTACCGCGGCGCGCAATGGACCGTGGTGCCGCGCCCCGGACACACGCCAGCGCCAGGAGAGCATCGCGTGACCGAAGTCATCGGCAGCCGGCTGGTCGTTGACAAGATCTGA
- a CDS encoding branched-chain amino acid ABC transporter substrate-binding protein — MQLKWTVTAVAMAALTLAACGKKEEAAAPAAAPAATTAAAPAAAPPADALIVKIGHVGPTSGPIAHLGKDNEFGAKMAIEDLNSRNLKIGDKVAKFELLAEDDAGDPKQGTAVAQKLVDAKVNGIVGHLNSGTTIPASKLYSDAGIPQISPSATNPKYTRQGFKTTFRVVADDTQLGGTLGKYAVETLKGKNIAVIDDRTAYGQGVAEEFEKSVKAAGGTIVGHEFTTDKSTDFNAILTKLKGTKPDVLFFGGMDAVAGPMLKQVKQLGMTVKFMGGDGLCTGELAKLAGDAIGEDMVVCAEAGGVDGDFKAPLEKFKADFKAKNGVDVQIYAPYVYDAVEILADAMVRAGSSDPEKYLPEVGKTNYKGVTGPIAFDEKGDIKNGALTLYTYKAGKREQIAVVR, encoded by the coding sequence ATGCAATTGAAATGGACTGTGACTGCGGTCGCAATGGCTGCGCTGACGCTAGCGGCTTGCGGCAAAAAAGAAGAAGCTGCCGCTCCTGCCGCTGCGCCGGCGGCCACTACCGCTGCCGCACCTGCTGCAGCGCCTCCTGCCGACGCACTGATCGTCAAGATCGGTCACGTCGGCCCGACCAGCGGCCCGATCGCCCACCTTGGCAAGGACAACGAGTTCGGCGCCAAGATGGCCATCGAAGACCTGAACTCGCGTAACCTGAAGATCGGCGACAAGGTTGCCAAGTTCGAACTCCTCGCAGAAGACGATGCTGGCGATCCGAAGCAAGGCACCGCTGTGGCGCAAAAGCTGGTCGACGCCAAGGTCAACGGCATCGTCGGTCACCTGAATTCGGGCACCACCATCCCGGCTTCCAAGCTGTACAGCGACGCTGGCATTCCACAGATCTCGCCATCGGCCACCAACCCCAAGTACACGCGTCAAGGCTTCAAGACCACGTTCCGCGTGGTGGCCGACGACACGCAACTCGGCGGCACGCTGGGCAAGTACGCAGTCGAAACGCTCAAGGGCAAGAATATTGCCGTGATCGACGACCGCACTGCTTATGGCCAGGGTGTGGCTGAAGAGTTCGAAAAGTCAGTCAAGGCGGCGGGCGGCACCATCGTCGGACATGAGTTCACGACCGACAAGTCGACCGACTTCAACGCCATCCTGACCAAGCTCAAGGGCACCAAGCCCGACGTGCTGTTCTTCGGCGGCATGGACGCGGTTGCCGGCCCGATGCTCAAGCAGGTCAAGCAACTCGGCATGACCGTCAAGTTCATGGGCGGCGACGGCCTGTGCACTGGCGAACTGGCCAAGCTGGCCGGCGATGCGATCGGTGAAGACATGGTGGTTTGCGCCGAAGCCGGCGGTGTCGACGGCGACTTCAAGGCGCCTCTGGAAAAGTTCAAGGCCGACTTCAAGGCCAAGAACGGCGTCGATGTGCAGATCTATGCACCGTACGTGTACGACGCCGTCGAGATCCTGGCCGACGCCATGGTCCGCGCCGGTTCGTCGGACCCGGAAAAGTACCTGCCTGAAGTTGGCAAGACCAACTACAAGGGCGTGACCGGCCCGATCGCCTTCGACGAAAAGGGCGACATCAAGAACGGCGCGCTGACCCTGTACACGTACAAGGCCGGCAAGCGCGAACAGATCGCTGTGGTTCGCTGA